From the genome of Nitrospirota bacterium:
CTGCAATCTTTTCCGCATCTTCTCCTTTTTTCCTTTTCAGATAACCCTCCACTAACTCGCCTACCGACATTTTTGTCCGCATGTCACATATACCTTTATTGAGACGTATCTTCTCTTTTAATCCCTTAATCTCAGCATTTTCTTCTGTGATCTCATTGTAGATAGCGGTAATGTTCTTCCACAGGCATTTGACACTCAATTCGATCTTGTTATCTACATTATTAAGAAGGCCTTTAAACTCATCATACCTTCTCTCTAAAATTTTTAATATGTCCTCAACATCCGATGCAATAGTACAAAATCTTACAGGCAGCACCGTAAATTCCTCCATCACCCCTTCAACAACCATTTCATGTGCGAGGGTATTCTCGCGATTTACCACAAGCCTGATAACAGGATGACTGCTGACAACCATAGCTATGTCCTTAAAGTTGATGGTGGTCACCTCATCATTCCTGTCCCCGACACCGGTTTGCCCGAAATTCCGTTCCTCTTTTGTTCCGATTATGCAATAGATATATTTACCTTCCGGCCGCATAATGATTTTTCTCCTTTATAATAATTGCATCCTTAAAAGAATCTATCTTAAAAGAACTGTCATCGTTACAACATTCTGCAAGTGTCTTATAAGCGCTTACTACATCATTAAATTGGATATGTGTATCTTGTATTTCCATTTTTTTATCCGGATGGTTTAAAAAAGCCTTTCTCCTGTAAGCCTTCTTTATATCCTCTTTGGTAACTATGTCACTTAAATTTAATTTCTCTTTTGCTGAGGCTATATCAGCATACCTTATACGCTTTGTTACTAACGTATTAAAACTGTATGGCGGGAGGGGGCCGACACATCTGAAATTTATTTTACCGGAAAATTCATTGTCCAGCCCTTCTACTCTTTCCCAGAAATCATTCAGTCTCGATTTTTCTATAAGAAAGGCTATGTTGAGTATCATGTTGTCATCCATAAGTTCATGAATTCTGTAATCCTTACTGACCCTGACTAAAGAGGGCGCTATCTTAGATGCACACAGCTCTCTTCTCTTGTCTAAATATTTCCTGATTAACACACCTGTCCTTATCTGGTCCTCAACGCTTACACCGCCTTCTTTATTAAGAAGTTCCTCCTTGAATACTCTTATTTCTTTTTCATTAGCAGCTTCTTTCAAGACTGTTCCAATATTGGCCCAGGAAGCCACAACATCAATCTCTGTCTTGCCATACGTCTTTCCAATGATCTGCTTAATCATCCGGTATCCTTTGGCAAGTATACTCCGTACCTCGTCCTCATCCATAGCATAAGTGCCCAATTGCATTGGGATAATGTTAGACTCTTCCCCGATATTCCCGATATTCATAACATTTTCGATTACCAATTGATGCCTGAGCAGATATTCTGCTACTTTCTCCTTGATGAGGCTGTTATAATCAACTATCTCAGAATCACTTACAACAGCAGATATATCTTCATATGTAATTGTATACACATCCTCTCCTGACATAACCTTACAATCCGGAAAAATTATTTCTTTATCAGAATTTATAATGCCATATATATATATGCCGGAAATACCCATATTATTTTATACCTCCTATCTTATTGCCTTGTTCTGATACCAGTTTTAATGCCTCTTCAAAATGTTTCTGTGAGATTCTGAACTCCGCATCTGAAAGTTTTTTATTTACATACTCTTTTATTGCAAGCATAGATGCCTTCCTGCATATAAATTCAATATCAGACCCTACCATCTTCTCAGTACTTTTCGCTAATTTATTTATATCAACGTCCTGATGCAGCGGCTTGTTCTTAGTATGTATCTTAAAAATCTCAAGCCGTGTACCTTCGTTAGGCACAGGTACTTCAAATAAGAGATCAAACCTTCCGCTCCTTAAAAGTGCAGCATCAATAATATCCAATCTGTTGGTAGCGGCCAGTACCACCACCCCCTTCAGCTCTTCAATACCATCCATCTCAGTCAGGAACTGGCTTATCACACGTTCTGTTACATGAGAATCCGTATCCGACCCTCTCTTAGGAACTATTGCATCAATCTCATCAAAAAATAATATAGTAGGCGATGCCTGCTTAGCGATTTTGAATACCTCACGAATAGCCCTCTCGCTCTCTCCTATAAACTTTGAAATAAGCCCTGGCCCCTTTACCGAAATAAAATTAACACCGGTCTGACTTGCCGCTGCCTTTGCCAATAAGGTCTTACCGGTTCCCGGCAGACCGTAAAGCAAAATCCCTTTGGGAGGATGTGTGTCAGCTTTCCTGAATATTTCAGGATATTTTAACGGCCACTCTATAGCCTCCTTCAATTCCTCTTTTATATGTCCAAGACCGCCGATATTTTCCCACTTCACATCAGGTACCTCTACAAAGAATTCTCTTATTGCTGAAGGCTCAATCTCTTTCATCGCTTCCAGAAAATCATCCATGGATACTTCTAATTTAAGCAGGGTCTCATACGGTATATCTGCCATCTCAAAGTCAATATCAGGTATTAACTTTCGGAGAACAGACATGGCCGCCTCTCTCGCCAGTGCCTCCAAATCTGCCCCGACAAACCCATGTGTAATCCCGGCTAATCTGTCCAGGCTTACATCCGCAGACAGGGGCATTCCTCTTGTGTGGATCTGTATTATCTCTAACCTTCCCTTCCTGTCAGGGACAGGCATAGTAATCTCCCTGTCGAATCTACCAGGCCTTCTCAAGGCCGGGTCTAATGTATTAGGAAGATTAGTCGCCCCTAAAATTATAACCTGCCCTCTTGACTCCAGGCCATCGAGCAGAGATAAAAGCTGTGCCACAACGCGCCTCTCAACCTGTTTTTCACCACCCATCTCTTCACGTTTGGGTGCAATAGCATCAATCTCATCAATAAAGATGATTGCAGGCACATTGCTCTGTGCATCTTCAAAGACCTTTCTCAGCCGTGCCTCGGACTCACCATAAAATTTCCCCATGACCTCAGGCCCGCTGATACTCGTAAAATATGCATCAGTTTCATTGGCCACAGCACGGGCTATTAATGTCTTTCCTGTACCGGGAGGCCCATATAATAAGACACCTTTGGGCGCCTCTATACCAAGCCTTTCAAAGATTTCAGGGTACTTCAAAGGCAGTTCTATCATCTCCCTGATCCTCTGAATCTGAGAACCAAGCCCGCCTATGTCTTCATAAGAAATCTTTATAGCGCCGCCTTCTTTAGCTTCCTTTGCTTTTGCCGCTATCAAAGTAGTTTTGTTTACTAATACCTTCCCGTCAGGCATTGTATTCTCTACTTTAAAATCAAGGTTTCTGGCCCCAAACAGTGTTGCCCTTACCTTATCACCCGTAGTTAGAGGAATCCCTTCTAATAGTGAACCTATATATCTGGCATCTTTCTCGCTTTGAAACAATCTTGTAACGGTCAAAGGAGAAAGAACAATCTTCCTTGCAGGTTTTACTACTGTCTTCCGGATATTCACCTTTTCATCAATACCGACTTTTGAATTCTCTCTTGTGATGCCGTCTATCTGGATGATCTTCTTACCTCTGTCTTCAGAAAAACAAGGCATAACTTTTACAGCGGTCTTTCTCCCACCTTCAATCTCTATGATTT
Proteins encoded in this window:
- a CDS encoding GvpL/GvpF family gas vesicle protein, coding for MRPEGKYIYCIIGTKEERNFGQTGVGDRNDEVTTINFKDIAMVVSSHPVIRLVVNRENTLAHEMVVEGVMEEFTVLPVRFCTIASDVEDILKILERRYDEFKGLLNNVDNKIELSVKCLWKNITAIYNEITEENAEIKGLKEKIRLNKGICDMRTKMSVGELVEGYLKRKKGEDAEKIAAVLKKMAWYYKLNNTIGDAMFVNSAFLVDRGRESEFDKQIDALSEEYKDRIKFLYAGPFPPYNFANISINT
- a CDS encoding GvpL/GvpF family gas vesicle protein, translating into MGISGIYIYGIINSDKEIIFPDCKVMSGEDVYTITYEDISAVVSDSEIVDYNSLIKEKVAEYLLRHQLVIENVMNIGNIGEESNIIPMQLGTYAMDEDEVRSILAKGYRMIKQIIGKTYGKTEIDVVASWANIGTVLKEAANEKEIRVFKEELLNKEGGVSVEDQIRTGVLIRKYLDKRRELCASKIAPSLVRVSKDYRIHELMDDNMILNIAFLIEKSRLNDFWERVEGLDNEFSGKINFRCVGPLPPYSFNTLVTKRIRYADIASAKEKLNLSDIVTKEDIKKAYRRKAFLNHPDKKMEIQDTHIQFNDVVSAYKTLAECCNDDSSFKIDSFKDAIIIKEKNHYAAGR
- a CDS encoding CDC48 family AAA ATPase, producing the protein MGLFSGESDMTMILKVQEALSKDVGRVVARIDPEDMLALGIEAGEIIEIEGGRKTAVKVMPCFSEDRGKKIIQIDGITRENSKVGIDEKVNIRKTVVKPARKIVLSPLTVTRLFQSEKDARYIGSLLEGIPLTTGDKVRATLFGARNLDFKVENTMPDGKVLVNKTTLIAAKAKEAKEGGAIKISYEDIGGLGSQIQRIREMIELPLKYPEIFERLGIEAPKGVLLYGPPGTGKTLIARAVANETDAYFTSISGPEVMGKFYGESEARLRKVFEDAQSNVPAIIFIDEIDAIAPKREEMGGEKQVERRVVAQLLSLLDGLESRGQVIILGATNLPNTLDPALRRPGRFDREITMPVPDRKGRLEIIQIHTRGMPLSADVSLDRLAGITHGFVGADLEALAREAAMSVLRKLIPDIDFEMADIPYETLLKLEVSMDDFLEAMKEIEPSAIREFFVEVPDVKWENIGGLGHIKEELKEAIEWPLKYPEIFRKADTHPPKGILLYGLPGTGKTLLAKAAASQTGVNFISVKGPGLISKFIGESERAIREVFKIAKQASPTILFFDEIDAIVPKRGSDTDSHVTERVISQFLTEMDGIEELKGVVVLAATNRLDIIDAALLRSGRFDLLFEVPVPNEGTRLEIFKIHTKNKPLHQDVDINKLAKSTEKMVGSDIEFICRKASMLAIKEYVNKKLSDAEFRISQKHFEEALKLVSEQGNKIGGIK